Below is a window of bacterium DNA.
CGGCAGAAGTCGACAAGCGGCGCGGACGCGGCATCGGGCGACCGCTCCGTGACACATCCGGCTTCGGCCATGTCCGACGGCACCCTGCGCGCCCTGGGCATCCTGGTGGCCTTCCTGCAGAAACCTCGGCCAACCCTGCTGGCGCTCGAGGAGCCGGAGACCACGCTGCATCCAAGCGCGCTGCACTCGATCCTTGATTTGGCGCGCTCCTTCACCACGGACACCCAGGTGGTGGTGACCACCCACAGTCCCGACCTGCTGGACATCAAGTGGCTGGAACCCGAAAACCTGCGCCTGGTGGTGTCCGAAGGTGGCAGGTCCGTAGTGCTGGAAGTGGGCGAGGCCGCACGAAGCGTGATGCGCGACCACATCATGGGCGCTGGTGAGCTTTTCCGGTCCTATGCGCTGCGCCCGGAAGTACGGCCGGCAGCGGTCCATGAAGGGCCGCCGCCGCCCTTCGACCTCTTCACGGAGGTCAGGCCATGATCCTGGCCTTTGTCGAAGGGGAAGGCGAGGCACTAGCCGTGCCGCTGTTACTGCGTCGCCTGGTGTGGGAGATGCAGGTTTTCGATGTCCAGATCGGCACCGCCGTGCGTCGCACGAGGGATCGATTGGCCGGCAGGGATGGCTTGCGGGCGACGATGGATCTGGCGCGCAGGATCAAGGATGTCGAGGGCGTCTTGTTGCTGCTGGATGCCGATGATGACTGCCCTGCGGTAGAAGGACCCCGCATCACCGAATGGCTGCGGGATGTGGCGCCGGATGTCAGAAGCGGCCTGGTGATGGCCAATCGTGAGTACGAAGCCTGGTTTCTGGCATCCTGGGAGACCATGACCGAAACGGGCGACCGGGCTCGCCTGATGAATGATCCGGATGTTCCACGTGATGCCAAGGGTCGGGTTGCGCGTGGCTTGGGCATCCGCTACCACGAGCCATTCGACCAGGTGAGACTTACCAACCTCATCGATTTGCGAGTGGCGGCGCAACGCTCCCGCTCCTTCCGCAAGCTGGTGATGGAGGTGGAGCGGCTGCTCCGCCGATGCGGCCGCCAGCCCATCTCTTTCCTCGGCGAGGTATCCCATGGCCAAGGCTGACGAACTGCCCCTGCCCATCCAGCCCGTCGCCCAGCCCATCCTCTGCTCGCCCTACCGGGAGCCGGACCAGCACTGGTTCTACGACACGGCCACGGGCATTCCCTCCCAGCGTCCGGGACGCCGACCGGCGAGCTATTGGTTCAAGACGGAGCGCACGGGCTCCGCCCAGATGGATCTGCTGGCCGAGGAGGAGCGGGACGATCTTCCTTTGGTGAACGCCTTGCGTGACGACGTGCGCCGTTGGAGGCAGTCGGGCTGGGAGGGCGCCTCCGAGACCACCAAGAAACTGCTGCGGCACTGGTGGCGCGAGGACCGCGGCCGTCGGCTCTTCTTCTGCCAGGTGGAGGCGGTGGAGACGGTCATCTACCTGCGGGAGATCCTCGATCAAGGGCGCAAGCCCCGTTGGAACACGCGGATCACCCAGGCCGACTACGAGAAACTGTGCCGAGGAGTGAATCCGCGCCCTGACAATTGGCGTGCCCGTGTGGCCCAGCACCCCAAATTGATCGACCGCCCCCACGAAGCCAGCGCCAAGGACCTGGTCCGCCACGCTTGCAAGATGGCCACGGGCAGCGGCAAGACCGTCGTGATGGCCATGGTGATCGCCTGGGCCTTCTGCAATCGGGGAGCGAAACCCGGTGATCCTCGCTATCCCCGTCGCGTGCTGGTGGTCTGCCCCAACCTGACCATCCGCGAGCGTCTGGCCGTGCTGTCCTGGTCGGACCCGGGCAACTACTACGAGAAGTTCGATCTGGTGCCGGCCAACCTACGCGAGGATCTCGCCAAGGGGCAGGTGCTGGTGACCAACTGGCACCTGTTCAACGAAACACCGGAGGAGCAGAAAGTCGGCGGTGTGGCGATCAAGCGCCTGGGCCAGGAGACTCCCGAGGCCTTCGCCCGCAACCGCTTGGGCGACCTGTGGGACGACGAGCCCTTGCTGGTGCTCAACGACGAAGGCCATCATGCCTACCGCCCGGCGCCTGTTCCGGATGATGCGGATCTGACTGCGGACGAGCGGGCCGACCGCGAGGAGGCCACGGTCTGGGTGGCGGGGTTGGATCGCATCCAGGCCGCCTGCGGCATCGCCTTCTGTGTGGATCTCTCCGCCACACCCTTCTACATCAAAGGCAGTGGTTATCCGGAGGGTTCACCCTTCCCCTGGATCGTCAGCGATTTCAGCCTGGTGGATGCCATCGAGAGCGGCATCACCAAGATCCCCCGCTTGCCGGCGATGGACAACACCGGTCGGCCCGATCCCAAGTACTTCCATCTGTGGGACCACATCACCCGCGACCTGAAGGCCGGCGAGCGCTTCACGGGCGGCAAACCCAAACCCGAGGTGGTCTATCGCAAGGCGGAGGACGCCTTGCTGACCTTGGCGGGCGAGTGGCGGGAGCGGCACGAGCAGATCCTGGGAGCCGCTCCCGGCCAGGATCGCACGCCACCCGTGCTGATCATCGTCTGCGACAACACCCAGATCGCACAGGAGTTCTTCCGCGTCATTTCCGGGGAGAGTCTGGTGAAGCGGAAGAATGAGGCGGATGAAGATGATCTGGAAGATGAGGAGGATCATGGTAAGGCCCGCCGGAAGAAGCGGTCAAAGCACATCAAGGCGTACAGTGCGGGACTGAAAGGCTTCGCGGAGTTCTGGAACCGTCCAGGCGTGGATGTGACGATCCGGATTGACACGGAGCTGTTGTCCCAGGCCGAGAGCGACAAGGTGGATGCCACGCGCAAAGAAGCGGCCGAAGCGCTGCGGCGTGTCGTCTCCACCGTGGGTCGCCTCGGCGAACCGGGGGAGAAGGTCCGCTGCGTGATCAGCGTGAACATGCTCAGCGAAGGTTGGGACGCCAACAATGTGACGCACATCCTGGGCTTGCGTGCCTTCCGCAGCCAGCTTCTGTGCGAGCAGGTGGTGGGGCGTGGCCTGCGGCGGATGGACTATGAGCCGGATCCTGCCACGGGTCTTCTGACACCCGAGTACGTGGACATCTTTGGCGTGCCCTTTTCCCTGATCCCCTTCAAGGGCCGCCAGCCAGGAACGGGGGCGCCCCAGGAGGACCGGCCACGGCACGAAGTATTGGCCCTACCGGAGCGGGCAACCTTTGAGATCCGCTTCCCGAATGTGGAGGGATACGTCGTCGACTTGCGGCGACACGTCATTCGCTGCGACGTGGATCGGGTCGAGACCACAACATTGGATCCCAATCGCATGGTCAAGGAGGCTTTCGTACGGCCGCAAGTGGGATATCAGGTTGGCTATCCTGGGCAGTACGGCGGCTTCGGGTTCGAAGGCCGGGATCGTCACGCCTACTATGGCTCCATGCATCCCCAGACCATCGCATTCGAGATTGCCAGGGGGATCGTGTATCAACTGACGACCTCGTCCTCCGATGGATCAAAGGCCTGCAGCCGCATTGGGCGTGCTGCCCTCTTTCCACAAGTGCTGAACATTGTCGAACAGTATCTGGCCCGCCGGGTTCGATACAACGGCATGCATCCTTGCGAAGTCGGCCTGGAAGAGTATGTCTTGGGGATCACCTCCTTGCTGGTGGCTGCCATCGAACCTGATGAATCCGCTGGCGAGACACCTCTTCTTCCCCGTTTGAACCGGTACCGGCCATTGGGCAGCACCGCGCAGGTCCATTTCAAGACCGTCAAGCCCGTGGTGGCAACGGTCGCCAGCCACATCAATTTCGTCGCCTGTGACACCAGGACCTGGGAGCAGGCGGCAACGGCCCAGTTGGAGGCCTTGGCAATTGGCGGGTGGATCCAGTGCTATGCGCGGAATGACCACTTGGAGTTCCAGATCCCCTACGACTGGTATGGACATCCACGCAGTTACGAACCGGATTTTCTGGTTCGACTGCCTGATGGCAGGATGTTCATCTTAGAGATCAAGGGCCTGCCACATGAAGAGACGGAGGCGAAGCACCAAGCAGCCCAAAGATGGGTGTCAGCAGTCAACCACTTCGGCCAGTTGGGGATGTGGCAGTTCCATGTCTGCTGGGATCCACAACAGCTTCGGGCGGAACTTCAGCAGCTGATCTCATCCTGGTAGGGCCGGTCGCCAGATCAGGCCGCAGGCATGCCTTTCCAATCCTCCAGCAGCCGCTGCCGCAGCCCGCCGAAGGATCCGTTGCTGAAAATGACCCATAAATGGCGCTCCGGCGGGAGGGCGGCCAGGCGCTCCCAGCCGCTCTCGGGGCATTGACCCGAAAGCAGGGTTCGCAGCATGTCGGCGATGCGGGCCGGGTCGTCCTCCTGGAGGAAGGCAACGCCCCGCTCACCCAGGTTTCGCCGCGTGGCGGCGAAATCGAAAAGTTCGGTCCGCTCATACTTCCAGGGTCGATGCAGGCCGCCCATCACCACGGCGTCGGCTCCCGAAAGGCTATCCATCCAGGCCTCCTGCATCACATTGCGCACGCTGGTGTTGGAGCGGGGCTCGACCAGCGCCGTGATCATCCGGTCCGGGTGCTTGTGCCGCAAGGCGGCGAGCGCCTCCCGCACCGCCGTGGGATGGTGCCCGAAATCGTCATAGAGCAACAAGCCATCCTTGCAGGTGTAGCCGTCCATCCGTCGGGCCGGGCCTTTGAAGTCCTGCAGCAGCTCCAGCGCCCGCCGCCGGTCGCCGCCGCAGCTGTCCACCACGGCCAGGGCCGCCAGAATGTTGCGGCCATTGTAGGCGCCGCCCAGTGGGGATCTGACCGACACCTCCATCATGCGATCGGGCTGTCGCAGGCTCGCCCGGCCAAGCGCCGCCGCCTGTCCCCGGGACAGACGCGCCGCGTCACTCCCCGGAAACAGTGTTGCGCAGCGAGTGGCCAAGTTGTCCATCGGCTCGCTTGTGGCCGCATTTGACTTGGCCAGATCTCGCACCCAGGCGGGATCTTCGGGCAGGGCGAAGCGGAAGAGACTGCCGGTGGGCAGCGCTTCCTCGCCGAGAAGGCGGTAGGCGCTGTCCGCTGACGCGCCGAAACCCACCAAAGGGGCCAGACCGCGGGCCGCCGCCGCGACGGCCTCGTCGCTCTCCGCGTTCAGCAAGACCAGCCCGTTCTCCGGCACTTGGTTGACCAGGCGGCGGAAGGCGGTGCGGATGGCTTCCAGGTCGCTGAAGATGTCGGCGTGGTCGAATTCCACATGATTGATCACCAGCACGCGCGGCCAATAGTGGAAAAACTTGCTGCGCTTGTCGTAGAAGACGCTGTCGTACTCGTCGCCCTCGCTGACAAAGGGTGCTCCTTCCGCCCCGATGGGGCGCAGGCTCTCCCCCAGCCCCCCCGGCCGTCCCCCGATGAACCAGCCGGGCTGCAGCCCCAGCTGCTCCAGCAGCCAGGCCGCCAGGTTGGCCGTGGTCGTCTTGCCGTGGGTGCCGCTGATCACGACGGATCTGGCGCCGGGCAGGAACTCGTGGCGAAGCACCTCCGGCAGCGAGGTGAGGGGACAGCCCAGGGCCAGGGCCTCCTCCAACTCCGGATTGCCCCGCGGTATGGCGTTGCCCACCACCACGCGCAGCTCCGGATGCCGCTCCCGCCAAGCCCGGACGCGACCCCGGGCATAGCCCTCCTCCCACGTCACGCCCGCCTCGCGCAGCATGTCGGACATGGGCGGATAGATTCCCTGGTCCGAGCCGCCCACGGTCTGGCCCATCCGCCGGAGGCAGATGGCCAGCGCCCCCATCGCCACGCCGCCCACGCCGATGATCCAGGTCGCGCCCCCGCTGTTCCGGGCCCTTGGCCCGTTCTGCCGGGCCTTCGGCCCGGCCTTGCGGGCGCCATCCTGTTGTTGCATAATCGCGTCCTCTTCAGCTTATTCAGCACGGCATGTGGCCAGTGGAGGTGATCGTGAGCGACAGCCGGAATATCCTGATCGTCGATGACAACGCGGACCAGTGCGACATCCTGGCCAACCTGGTGGCGGAGATCGGCCACAAGGCCTATACGGCGACCGATGGTCAGATGGCCCTCCAGGTGTTTCAGGAGCGATCCATCGACTTGGTGATCACCGACATCAAGATGCCCCGGATGGACGGCATGACCCTGCTGGAGCGCATCCGCCAGCTGGATCCGGCCGTCCGCGTCATCGTCATCACCGGTTTCCCCTCGTCCGAGACCATCCTGCGCACCATCGAGAACGACGGCTACACCTACCTGGTCAAGCCCGTCAAGCTCAAGTCCATGGCCACGCTCATCGAGAAGGCGTTCAGCGACCCCATCGAAGGCTGAGCCCGTGTGAGCGCGCCTTTCCAAGACCTGCGCGAAGCCATCGACCGGCACATCGAGGCGGTGGTCGATTCCTGTCCCTACCCGGCCTCCCTCTACGATCCCATCCGCTATGTCATGCGGGTCGGCGGCAAACGCGTGCGGCCCCTGCTCGTGCTGCTCTCGGCGCGCAGCCTGGGCGCGGCCGAAGGGTCCATCCTGGACCTGGCCGCGGCGGTGGAGCTGCTCCACACCTTCACCCTGGTGCATGACGACATCATGGACCGGGACGACATGCGGCGCGGGCACCCCACCATCCATGCCCGCTGGGACGAAGGGACGGCCATCCTCGCCGGCGACGCCCTCATCGGCCTCGCCTACCGCTGCCTCAGCCGCCAGGATGGCCAGCGCATGGGCGAGATGATCCGCACCTTCACCGACGCCGTGGTGGAGGTCTGCGAGGGACAGGCCCTGGACAAGGAGTTCGAGGGTCGCCTGGACGTGACGCTGGGCGACTACGAGGACATGATCGCCCGCAAGACGGGCCGCCTCATCAGCATGTCCGCCCGCATCGGGGCGCTGGCCGGTGATGGCGACGAGGGGCAGGTGGCGGCGCTCGAACACTTCGGCGCCTGCCTGGGCAAGGCCTTCCAGATCCAGGACGACCTGCTCGACTACTTCTCGTCGACGGAGGAGCTGGGCAAAGCCGTGGGCTCGG
It encodes the following:
- a CDS encoding response regulator codes for the protein MSDSRNILIVDDNADQCDILANLVAEIGHKAYTATDGQMALQVFQERSIDLVITDIKMPRMDGMTLLERIRQLDPAVRVIVITGFPSSETILRTIENDGYTYLVKPVKLKSMATLIEKAFSDPIEG
- a CDS encoding polyprenyl synthetase family protein, translated to MSAPFQDLREAIDRHIEAVVDSCPYPASLYDPIRYVMRVGGKRVRPLLVLLSARSLGAAEGSILDLAAAVELLHTFTLVHDDIMDRDDMRRGHPTIHARWDEGTAILAGDALIGLAYRCLSRQDGQRMGEMIRTFTDAVVEVCEGQALDKEFEGRLDVTLGDYEDMIARKTGRLISMSARIGALAGDGDEGQVAALEHFGACLGKAFQIQDDLLDYFSSTEELGKAVGSDLAMRKVTYSTLKGRELLTGPAARRLEEVLQGGAAGVGEIRPLLLAGGVPEAGRRDVEQLAAQARAALAEVLPPEHRIELERYAQWILHRTH
- a CDS encoding DEAD/DEAH box helicase family protein, which gives rise to MAKADELPLPIQPVAQPILCSPYREPDQHWFYDTATGIPSQRPGRRPASYWFKTERTGSAQMDLLAEEERDDLPLVNALRDDVRRWRQSGWEGASETTKKLLRHWWREDRGRRLFFCQVEAVETVIYLREILDQGRKPRWNTRITQADYEKLCRGVNPRPDNWRARVAQHPKLIDRPHEASAKDLVRHACKMATGSGKTVVMAMVIAWAFCNRGAKPGDPRYPRRVLVVCPNLTIRERLAVLSWSDPGNYYEKFDLVPANLREDLAKGQVLVTNWHLFNETPEEQKVGGVAIKRLGQETPEAFARNRLGDLWDDEPLLVLNDEGHHAYRPAPVPDDADLTADERADREEATVWVAGLDRIQAACGIAFCVDLSATPFYIKGSGYPEGSPFPWIVSDFSLVDAIESGITKIPRLPAMDNTGRPDPKYFHLWDHITRDLKAGERFTGGKPKPEVVYRKAEDALLTLAGEWRERHEQILGAAPGQDRTPPVLIIVCDNTQIAQEFFRVISGESLVKRKNEADEDDLEDEEDHGKARRKKRSKHIKAYSAGLKGFAEFWNRPGVDVTIRIDTELLSQAESDKVDATRKEAAEALRRVVSTVGRLGEPGEKVRCVISVNMLSEGWDANNVTHILGLRAFRSQLLCEQVVGRGLRRMDYEPDPATGLLTPEYVDIFGVPFSLIPFKGRQPGTGAPQEDRPRHEVLALPERATFEIRFPNVEGYVVDLRRHVIRCDVDRVETTTLDPNRMVKEAFVRPQVGYQVGYPGQYGGFGFEGRDRHAYYGSMHPQTIAFEIARGIVYQLTTSSSDGSKACSRIGRAALFPQVLNIVEQYLARRVRYNGMHPCEVGLEEYVLGITSLLVAAIEPDESAGETPLLPRLNRYRPLGSTAQVHFKTVKPVVATVASHINFVACDTRTWEQAATAQLEALAIGGWIQCYARNDHLEFQIPYDWYGHPRSYEPDFLVRLPDGRMFILEIKGLPHEETEAKHQAAQRWVSAVNHFGQLGMWQFHVCWDPQQLRAELQQLISSW
- a CDS encoding Mur ligase family protein, with the protein product MQQQDGARKAGPKARQNGPRARNSGGATWIIGVGGVAMGALAICLRRMGQTVGGSDQGIYPPMSDMLREAGVTWEEGYARGRVRAWRERHPELRVVVGNAIPRGNPELEEALALGCPLTSLPEVLRHEFLPGARSVVISGTHGKTTTANLAAWLLEQLGLQPGWFIGGRPGGLGESLRPIGAEGAPFVSEGDEYDSVFYDKRSKFFHYWPRVLVINHVEFDHADIFSDLEAIRTAFRRLVNQVPENGLVLLNAESDEAVAAAARGLAPLVGFGASADSAYRLLGEEALPTGSLFRFALPEDPAWVRDLAKSNAATSEPMDNLATRCATLFPGSDAARLSRGQAAALGRASLRQPDRMMEVSVRSPLGGAYNGRNILAALAVVDSCGGDRRRALELLQDFKGPARRMDGYTCKDGLLLYDDFGHHPTAVREALAALRHKHPDRMITALVEPRSNTSVRNVMQEAWMDSLSGADAVVMGGLHRPWKYERTELFDFAATRRNLGERGVAFLQEDDPARIADMLRTLLSGQCPESGWERLAALPPERHLWVIFSNGSFGGLRQRLLEDWKGMPAA
- a CDS encoding DUF4276 family protein; the encoded protein is MILAFVEGEGEALAVPLLLRRLVWEMQVFDVQIGTAVRRTRDRLAGRDGLRATMDLARRIKDVEGVLLLLDADDDCPAVEGPRITEWLRDVAPDVRSGLVMANREYEAWFLASWETMTETGDRARLMNDPDVPRDAKGRVARGLGIRYHEPFDQVRLTNLIDLRVAAQRSRSFRKLVMEVERLLRRCGRQPISFLGEVSHGQG